The nucleotide sequence ACCTTGGAATTGCCCTGGATGATTTGGATAGCCGCAAGGCCGAAGAGTACGGTGTGAAGGTAAACGAAGGCGTTTATGTTCGTGATTTCACAGAAGGTAGCGCCGGAGAAGCTGCCGGTATTAAAAAAGGTGACGTTGTCGTAAAAGTGGACGGCCGCACGGTCAATTCAATTCCTGAGTTGCAGCAGTCCATCGGTCTGCACCGCCCTGGCGACAAAGTTGCTATTACCGTAAATCGTAACGGTTCTGAAAAAGACTTCGATGTGACACTTCGTAACCGTACCGGTGGATCTGATGTGATCAAACGCGATGAAAGTAAGGCTACCTTGAGTGCTTTGGGAGCTAGTTTCGACAACCTCACTACCCCTGAGAAGCAACGTCTGGCCCGCTATCGGATTGAAGGTGGTGTAAAAGTAATGTCTATCGACGGTGGCAAGCTTCAGCGTGCTGGTGTGAGCGAAGGGTTTATCATCACCAAGGTGAATGGTAAGCAGGTTCGTTCGGTGAAAGAATTGCAGGACGCCCTTTCAGGTAAGACCGACTCGATGGTACAATTCGAAGGATTGTACCCTGATTCACCCAGCGATGTTTATACTTTCGGATTTAGAATGTAATTTCTAAGGTTTGTGACCATCAAAAAGCCCGCTACGGAAATCCGTAGCGGGCTTTTTGATGGTTTATCGTATCTCCAGATGAATAGACACCCGTGTTTTCTATTCAAAATAATTCAGCACCCGATGGCCGCTGTTCTCCAGAAGTTTATCTTGCTTAAATAATTCCAAATCGGCCATTACCATGTCATTTACCAGAGCTTTCAGATCGTACTTTGGTTTCCAACCCAGTTTGGTTTGAGACTTGGTCGGGTCGCCGATCAGCAGTTCCACCTCGGTAGGCCGGAAGTACCGCTCATCGATCGCCACTACTTCCTTGCCTTCGGCAAGCTGGTATTCTGGATTACTGCTTTTGACCACGACTCCCTTCTCATCAACGCCTTCACCTTTAAACTCCAGCTCTACACCTACCTCCGCAAAAGCCATGCGTACGAACTCCCTGATCCGGGTGGTTTGGCCAGTAGCAATCACATAGTCCTCGGCTTTTTCCTGTTGCAGGATCAACCACATGGCTTCAACGTAGTCCTTGGCATGACCCCAGTCGCGTTGGGCGTCCATATTCCCCAAATACACCTTATCTTGTAAACCCAGCGCAATGCGGGCTACGGCCCGGGTAATTTTGCGGGTTACAAACGTTTCGCCCCGTAGAGGTGATTCATGGTTGAATAAAATCCCATTCACTGCGAACATATCATACGCCTCACGGTAGTTGACCGTAATCCAGTAACCGTACAATTTCGCCACGGCATAGGGCGAGCGCGGGTAGAAAGGCGTAGTTTCGGATTGAGGTACTTCCTGTACCAGTCCATAAAGTTCAGAAGTAGAAGCCTGGTAAATCTTGGTCTTTTTGGCCAGTCCCAGGAGGCGAACGGCTTCCAGAATCCGGAGCGTTCCGATACCATCTACGTTGGCAGTGTATTCAGGCTCCTCAAAACTCACCTGTACGTGCGACATAGCCCCAAGGTTATAAATTTCGTCGGGCTGCACATCCTGAATGATCCGAATGATATTGGTTGAGTCGCTCAGATCACCATAATGCAGGTGAAAACGAATATTTTTTTCGTGAGGATCTTCGTAGATGTGATCAATGCGTTGCGTATTGAACAAAGATGTCCGGCGTTTTATACCATGTACCTCATACCCTTTGCTCAGGAGCAGTTCGGCGAGGTAGGCGCCATCTTGTCCGGTAATTCCGGTAACCAATGCTTTTTTCATAGTTCTGAGGGATGCTACCGCACCTTTGGTGAAAAGATCAAGCTACAAAAATAGGGAATGTGTCGAAAAATCGGCTCTACTTTTCTATAAAATCGGGATCAGGTTACTTAAGTGTATCCGCTGAGGCTCTAATTTCCAGTCCTTTTTTAATTTCCACCCGTTCGGGCAGGATAACCGCCGATGGATATTGCTGACGCATTTGGGCAAGGTACTCTTCCGCGTCGGCCCGGTACATGAAGTCGCCGGCCTTAACCCGGTACGAGGGCTGGGAATAACTCACGTATGGATTCAACTCCGGGAAAAGTTGATAGACAAACGACTTTGCATTATCAGCATCCTGCCGGGTGTTTCCAACGTACAGTTGAATCCGAAATCCGCTTATATACCGAATGGCGCGATTCTGCTCAGCCATGGTATCCAACACAGCCTCCAACCGTTTATTGATGTAGAGGGGTTCTTCCGTTTTGGAAGGTCGGTAGCGTGGCGGTGGATCCTTCTTTTCCGTTTCTTTCGGTTTCTCAATGACAGGTTCTACGTAAGTATAGTGGGGCCTCACTTTGCTCAGTTCTGCTTCATAACGGTCTTTTGAAGCATTTGATACCGTCTTTTTTGTACATCCTGATCCCGCCACGATTCCTGTTACCAGAAAGATCAGAATACTATACTTGTCAGCTATCATGGAGTAGACTATTCAGGATTATGGCACAAACATAACCAAAAAACGAATAAATGCGCCCATTTAGCACATGTGGTCGAGGATTGGCTACCTTTGCATTTTTTCGACTCACGCATGGAAATTCAGCAAAACGTCTCACTGCGTCCTTACAACACCTTCGGCTTCGATGTCCGGGCTCGTTATTTTGTTTCCATTACCTCGGTGGAACAGCTGCAGGAACTGTTGCGCGATCCGCAATGGGAAGCGCTTCCCAAATGGATTTTGGGTGATGGCAGCAATGTGCTGCTTACTCAGGATGTGAATGCACTGGTCATTCAGATCGCCATCAAGGGAATAGAACAAGTCCGTGAAGATACTCAACATGTATGGCTACGGGCAGGGGCCGGCGAGAGCTGGCATCAGTTTGTACTATACTGCGTCGAAAACGAGTTTGCCGGTGTAGAAAACCTCTCCCTGATTCCCGGTACCGTGGGCGCGGCACCGATGCAAAACATTGGCGCCTACGGGGTAGAAATCAAAGACGTATTTGAAGAACTGGAAGCCGTAGAAATCGCAACCGGTACCATTCAAATATTTGACGGCCCTGCCTGTGCCTTCGGATACCGGGAAAGCGTATTCAAGCGGAGTATGAAAGACCGCTACATCATTACTTCGGTGACGCTCCGTTTACAGAAAATACCTGATTTTCATGTCACATATGGCGATATTCAAAAAACCTTGGAAGCCATGGACATCCGCGAACTTTCACTACGCGCAGTTAGTGATGCGGTGATACAAATTCGTCAGAGCAAATTACCCGATCCGGCGCAGATTGGTAACGCGGGAAGTTTTTTTAAGAATCCCGAAATTCCCCGAGCGGCTTTTGAGGTACTTAAGGCCCAATACCCAAACCTGCCTGGCTACCCCGTGAACGGAGAGATAGTAAAGGTACCCGCCGGGTGGCTCATTGAGCAGGCCGGCTGGAAAGGCCACCGCGAAGGGTCTGTGGGGGTTCACGACCGGCAGGCGCTGGTGCTAGTACATTACGGTACTGGCGCCGGCCAGCAAATCAAAGCGTTAGCCTACAAAATACAGAATTCGGTAGAAGATAAATTCGGCATACAACTGTCCCCGGAAGTAAATTTCATGTAGGCAGATAGCTCACCATTACCGAAAATCATTCGAAGCATAGCGAAGCGGCTCCGAGCAAACCCGCATCATTGGCCAAAGTAGCCCGTTTGACCACCAGATTTTTCAAGTAGTGGGGCGTGAGCCAGTAGTCGAGCTGGCGCTTTACCGAAGGCATAATAAAGTCAAAAGACGCCGAAATACCGCCTCCGATCAGGATGGTCGTGATATCCAGGATCCGAATCATGGCTACCAGGCCATCGCCGAGCATGGCACCCATTTCGTCAAAAACACGCATAGCCAGCTCATCGTTTTCAGCGGCGGCGGCCACCAGACCTGTTGTAGAGATGGTACCGTCTTTGGGTAGTTGAGTTTCACCTTTGTAGGCAGCTCTCATTTCATTGGCCATGTGCAGCAATTCAACCTTTCCGATATTACGCTCCAGAACGCGGCCATGTCGGGAAGGTACGTGACCTGGCTCCATGGCATTGCCGCCTCCACCTTTGAATACTTTCTTATCAATGATAGCCGCGCCGCCGATGCCGGTACCCAGCGTAACAAAAATATAGTCCTCGGGAAGTTTTTCTTCGCCAAAGTAGTATTCACCCAATGCGGCCGCATTGGCATCATTCTCCAGATAAAAGGTATGGCCGGGAAAACGGGTGCTCAGTTCGGGAATAATACGGATACCATCGATTTCGGGTATGGCAGTGATCTCGATCAGGGTGCTGCGGTCACGGGTAATCAGGCCAGGTACCCCGATTCCGGTACGTTTGACGTGGGGGTGCTCCAGTAGCTGCAGGGCAATGGCATCGCCCAGACGCTCGACAAAGTGGCCCGATTTGCGCCAGCTGGCGGTGTCATGGCTGTAAAAGTTTGAAATCCTTCCATCAGTAGCGTCTACGATTCCCATTTTTACGTTGGTGCCGCCTACGTCTATGCCGAGGTACTGTTCCATGAATAATTATAAATGATGAGGTAAAGGTTGGTACTGTTTCAAACCGGAAAGTTAGGCATTTATACTCCAATCCGCCTAATTTTACCCAATATCCCCGGCTTGGGGACGCAGGATAATTTCTTCGACCACCGCTGAAGACGACAGATGATAAGCCGACCAGATGCTCTCGGCGATGTCTTGGGCCTTCATAAAACGCGATTCGGGCAATTCTGTCCCTGCCCAACTTTCAGTAAGAGTAGCCCCCGGCAACAGGGCAGTCACTTTGATGCCCAGCGGCTTGAGTTCTTCACGAAAGACCTTGGTCATCCCATATAGCGCAAATTTGGAGACGCTGTAAGAGCCTCCGTTCGGATAGGCCATGATACTGGCCGTAGAACAAATGTTAAAGATATGTCCTTCCTGCCGGGCGATCATGCCCGGCAACAAACCCCTTGTTACGTGGTAGGCACTGTAAACATTGGTTTCGATGGAACGTTCGAGTATGCCAGCGGGTTCTGTGTGCAGTTGACCGGGTACGAATACACCCGTGTTATTGACCAGCAGCGCCACGGGGCGATTGAGGGAGTTGACGTAGTCCACGAAGTGATCGGTGTCGGAACGCACCGACAGATCGGCCTGATGAATCAAAAGTGAAGAATTAGCATAACGCGCCTGGGCGGCCTCACGAAAACTTTCCAGCGTGTCCCTTTGCCGGGCGCAGGTAACCACGTCGAAGCCCCCTTCCAAAAAACGCTCGGCGGCAGCCCGGCCAATTCCCTTGGTAGCACCGGTAATGACGGCTAGTGGATTCATTTTTTACTTTGGGTCAATTTTTTCTAATTTTCAGCCGAAATTATCGAATACCGCTCAGATAGCATGGCCACCATCGGAAAATACTTCATTTTTTTAGGAACGCTCTTTACCCGGCGCGAAAGGATGAGGGTCTATTGGCGGCGGTTCATAGAAGAATGCGTGGGGATTGGCGTTAGCTCGGTATTGATCGTTTCCATCGTTTCTATTTTTATTGGCGCGGTATCCTGCATCCAAACGGCCTACAATCTGGTCAGTCCTATCATTCCGGTTTCTACCGTTGCCCTGGTGGTGCGCGACATGGTGATTCTGGAACTGGCCCCTACCATTACCTGCATTGTGCTGGCCGGGAAAGTCGGCTCCAATATTGCCGGGGAGCTAGGTACCATGCGGATCACGGAGCAGGTGGATGCCCTGGAAGTAATGGGGATCAATTCTGCTTCCTACCTGATCCTGCCTAAGGTACTGGCCGCGATGGTTATGTTTCCGATGCTGGTGGTACTGGCGGCTTTCCTGGGGATTCTGGGCGGATACCTGGCAGGTACCCTCACCGGCGCCGTCTCACCGCGCGACTATGTGTACGGCATCCGCGACTCATTCGTACCCTTCAATATCTTCTTCATGTGTGTGAAACCTTTTGTCTTCGGCTTTTTGATAGCCACGGTTTCGGCCTATAAAGGGTACTTTACCAAAGGTGGGGCCCTGGAGGTAGGGCAGTCGAGCACACAAGCCGTAACCAATAGCTGCATTGCCGTGCTGGCGGCGGATTACCTTCTTGCCCAACTTTTCCTGTAAAGCCATGATTGAGATAAAAGATATCGTCAAGTCATTCGGCGACAATGATGTATTAAAGGGAATCAGCTGTGAGCTACGGCAGGGCGAAACCAATCTGATCATCGGCGGCAGCGGTACGGGTAAAAGTGTGCTTCTTAAATGTACCATTGGGCTTGTCAGGCCCGATTCGGGCAGCATCCTGTACAATGGCCGCAGTTTTTACCAGAGTGACAAGGAAGGACAGCAGGCGATCCGCCGCGAAATGGGGGTCTTGTTTCAGGGAGGGGCTTTATTCGATTCTCAGACGGTCCATCAGAACGTCCAGTTTCCTTTGGATATGCTTACCTCGATGCCTCCGGATGAAAAGAACGACCGGGTGGCGTTTTGCCTGCAGCGGGTAGGTCTGGAGAATACGGGCAAATTGATGCCTTCCGAAATTAGCGGCGGGATGAAAAAGCGGGTGGCCATCGCCCGTGCCATCGTCATGAACCCCAAGTACCTCTTCTGTGACGAGCCCAACTCGGGTCTTGATCCGCTCACCGGTGTGAAAATTGACGAGTTAATTCGGGAGATTACCGACGAGTATAAGATTACCACGGTAGTCATCACGCACGACATGAATTCGGTGATGGAGATCGGCGACAATGTGATCTTTCTTTACAAAGGTCGAAAACTATGGGAAGGCGATAATAACGCCATCCTGCATACCGATGTCAAGGAATTGAAGGAATTCATTTTTGCCAACAAGCTTTTGCGCGAAATGCGCGACTGAAGGTACCTAGGCTGATTTTCCCAGGTACCTTCTGAATCGTACAGGCAGTGTGTCGCGTTCGATGAGCAGTACTATGGCCGCAAACAAAAAGAATGTCATCAACCCCACTCCCAAGTCTATCCAAAAACCGGCTCTGGGCAGAAAAGAAGCCCCAAATACCACTGTGCCTCCCAATAACACATAGCCTAATGCTGAACCTACCCGGTAGGGAACAGGATAGAATTTCTGTCCGAATGCGTAGCACAATGCCGTCATGATGACCGACGAGCTCGCAAAGGCCAGCGCGCAACCCAGATACCCCATGATGGGCACCAGCACGATGTTGAGCAACGCCGTAATACAAGCGCCCATCACGGTAAGGTAGGTACCGTACTGGGTCTTATCAGTCAGTTTGAACCAGGTTGCCAGGTTATAATAAATCCCCAGGAACAGGAAACCCAATAATAGCCAGGGTACCACGGGCAGGCCCTCGTGATAGATTTTGCGGCGCAGGAAAATCTCCGCCAGCGTGGGCAAGTTCAGGCAGATTCCTACTCCCATGAGTACACAAATGATTATAAACCATTTCATCACATCGGCGAACACCTCCGGGGCGTTTTTGTCCTCGGCTTTCGAAAAGAAAAAAGGTTCGGCAGCGTATTTGAAAGCCTGAATGGCCAGATTCATAAAAATGGACAGCTTAAAGGTCTGGCTGTAAATCCCGATGGCATCCCGCGTGGTGCGGCCCGGATAAAATCCGTCAGGCAACAGAAATTGTAGAGCCATCCGGTCAAAAAGCAAGTTGGTGACCCCGGCAATATTCATGATCATAATGGGAAAGGCATATACCCACACCGGTCGGAAGATCTTCCAGTTCCACACGAATTGGAAATCCATCAGTTCCTGTCGCATAAACCAGAAGAAGGTTAGATTGGCAATCAGGTTGGCCAGCACGATGTAGGCCGCCGGCACATCAGGGATGTAAATCAGCGCTACCAGGGGTCGTAGCGAAGATAGGTACTCCCCATCATAAATAGCCCGACAGAAAACCAGGAAGAATACATTGAGGCCAATGACCAGCAGAATATTGATGATTCGTACTCGTACGAATTTTTTGGCCTTGCCCTCCAGTCGAAGCCGCGCAAAAGGAATGGCCATGATTCCGTCCGTAGCCATTATGATCGCCATCCATCGTACCAAAGTTACTTCCTCGGGATACTCGATCAGGCGGGCCACGGGTTCGGCAAAAAGGATGAGCAGGGTCGAAATCACTATGCTGACCACGATCACCGCACTTAAAATAAGATTGTAGTAAGCCTGTTTGTCTCCTTCTTTCCTAGCAAAGCGAAAGAAGGACGTTTCCATCCCGAAGGTATAGATGATAAAAAAGAAACCGGCGTACGCGTACAGTTGCGCCTGTACGGCCAACAGTGCCGGATCGAACTGGGTATACAGGAACACCAGCAGATAGTTCAGCAACCGCCCCAGCATGGTGCTGACTCCATATGTCGCGGTTTCACCAGCCAGTTTTTTAAGTACGCTCATAGTCTTTACTTCAACAAACACCACCACTTTCCGGCTGGCTGGGGCAAATATAGGAGTTGTGGATAGCAATGTACAAAAAAGCCCTTTTCTGATACTCAGAAAAGGGCTCTACTAAGAGACTGATTGCTTATTTCTTATCCAAAGCCATGATGATGTCTTTCATGGTTTGCTCAAGCCGTTTCCAGTCTTCTTCCGACTGTAAATCCACAGTGGCAAATTTATCCCGGTAATCGGCTGAAACTGCCAGATGGTACATTCCGCCAATCAAAATGGCCAGCATGGGGCTGGTATTGGGATAATTGGGTAATTCACCTATTTTTTCATACATCTTCATACTAGAGTCGTTGCGGGCATCGGTCATTACGGGCTTGCCCGCTCCAATTTCCCAGCGAATCAGGTCACGCGTAGCCTTACGCTCCCGCAAATCGGCTAATCCTTTCGTAAGTACATCGGCCCACATCTTGGCCCGATCTTCGGGGGCAGGAATCGGAAGGTTTTCAATATACTCCAGGCTGGAAGTAGAGGTGTACTGTCCGGTTTTTACATATTGTTCCATCAGGCCGTCGACTCCTCCGAAATACCGGTAGATGAGCACTTTGTTAACACCTGCTTCGCGGGCGATCAGATTGACCCCCACTTTTTCGGTGCCGTATTTTTCAATCACCTCACCAACGGCTTTCAGAATCTTGCCTTTGGTACGTTCGCGATCACGCTTTTTTACTTTTGCCTGTGTAGCCATTTTACTTTTTAGTTTTAGGGGTGTATAGAATGAATAATTGGAGCAAATTAGAAGGGAATATTATTTACAAAATATCAATATTGTACCACTTGCCAGTGCCGAGTTACTCAGCAACAAAGCGGTTATAAAGTGGTTATATAAATTAGCTAAAAGGCTTGCTTAATGTCTAAGCAGTAAACGGGAAGTCGTAAGACTTACGGCGTGTTACGGGAATATTATCAATTCGGTGTCCAATATACGGAAAATGTTAACTTGTATAATTAATTTTAGAAAAAAAGTTACTAAAATTAACCAGGTTAAAAAAAAGTCACACTTTCCGGATGTGGATTAGATCTTCAGCGTTGCGTTATCCCTATCCTTCTTTGCGACTTTTCAAGTGGAAGTTTAAACTTGTCGCATAAGGTCATAAAAAAAGTCCCATCCATAGGGAATGAGACTTTACCTTCTGTTGGCGGGCAAGGATTCGAACCCTGACTAAGAGAACCAAAATCTCCTGTGCTACCTTTACACCACCTGCCAATCCTGAAATGGTGGTGCAAAAGTAAGGGGAATGGTATTCTGTGTCAAGTAATACCTGAAAAAAATTACAGACCTGCGGTTTCCACCTCGCTGGCTATCTTTCGCACCAAACCCTGTAGTACTTTTCCGGGTCCACACTCAACGAAAGAAGTAGCACCGTCGGCTACCATTCTCTCGACGGATTGGGTCCAGCGAACGGGGGCCGTGAGTTGGGCAATCAGATTGGTCTTGATCGAGTCAATATCGGTTGAGGGACAAGCCGTAACGTTTTGGTAAATCGGGCAACGGGGAGGTTGTAAGCGGGTTTGCTCAATGGCCTTCGCTAATTCCTCGCGGGCAGGCTCCATGAGGGGCGAATGAAACGCGCCGCCGACCGGCAATGGTAGTGCGCGCTTAGCACCGGCCTCTTTCAATTTTTCGCATGCGATCCGGATACCCTCCATGGTACCCGAAATAACAACCTGGCCCGGACAATTATAGTTGGCCGGAACGATGATTTCGTCTTTAATCGAAGCGCACACCTCTTCTATGACTTCATCAGGAAGCCCCAGAATGGCCGCCATCGTAGAAGGCTGTATTTCACAGGCTTTCTGCATGGCATCAGCGCGCTGAGCTACCAGTTTCAGGCCATCCTCAAAAGATAGTCCTCCCGCCGCCACCAGGGCGGAGAATTCACCCAGAGAGTGGCCTGCTACCATGGCGGGGTCAAAATTGGGCGTCACGGTAGCCAGTACCACGGAATGCAGAAATATGGCGGGTTGGGTTACGTTAGTCTGTTTGAGTTCTTCATCCGTACCTTCAAACATGATCCGGGTAAGCTCGAAGTCCAGGATTTTATTGGCCTGTTCGAAGAGATGCTGAGCCTGAGATGAAGATTGGTATAAGTCCGCACCCATACCTTTGAATTGAGATCCCTGGCCGGGAAAAACGTATGCCTTCATATTACGTGTTAATTGTGACGGGGTCCGTTACGCCGGAGCGGCCCGTACGATGATAGGATAAGTGAATAGATCGAATGTTAACTGTCCCATTTTTGGAAACGATACGAGCTAACAAGGCCAATAAAGCATTATTCTCCTATTCTATCAAATACCCCCCCAAATTGGTTCACAGAAAACGAGCGCGTAATTGGGGGGTAGGCAGGCGGCATTCCGTACGTTTGCCAAACCAGCGGTACCTATTTTGGGCTATGCGGGTATAGAGCCAATCGCGCCAGGCACGGGGTATTATTCTGAAACCATACAGGAGCGACCACCCTCCGCCCAGTAGTTTCATTACTTCCACCGCGGCCTCCGATTTCTGGTAGGGTTTCCCGTTCACTAATAGAATAAAACTGTCGTAGTCCTGCGCGAGAAGACCCAAACGTTGGAGTACTACTTTGCCGGCTTCGGATTGCAGGGAGGCAAATTTTAGCCTCCCTTTCTTGTCCCGATCAATCAAGAAATTGACGGCGCTATTGCACAGATTACACACGCCATCAAAATATACCACATTCATCAGCGCAGCAATTGAATCCAGCCTTTCAGGATCAGGGGTTGCCCCGGCCTGACGACCGATTCGAAGGTCACGCTGGCTTCATAGTAGTACTGGCCAGCAGCGGCGTCCTGTCCGCCGGTGGTCTTGCCGTTCCAGTTAATGTCCAGATCGGTCGTTTCAAACACTTTTACCCCCCAGCGATTGTAGACTCTGAACGTAACAGTTTCTATAAAGGTAGGGCAGTTCAGTGGCTTGAAAGTATCGTTTTTCCCATCGCCATTCGGAGTAAACACATTGGGCAGGGCAAACTGGGGACAGTTGTCCTTGCATACCAGGTTACTCGGCGCACTTTCATTGCCATAGCGGTTCACCGCCGTCACGTAGTAGCATCCCGCAAAGGAACTGAGGCCGGAGTGAGCATACGTAGTTGCCGGGGGGTAGGTGGAGGCAACACGGACGTGAGCAACGCCGGGGTTTCATCGGCATAACGGGCGTAGTATATATTGTAGCTCACTACATTAGGGTCACAATCGTTACCCTGTGCATTTTTGGCCGGATACACCCACGACAGATTATTGGTAAAAGTTGTCTGATTGCAATATTCGTCGGGCGCTATCTGGCTGCAATCCAGCGTATCCAGGCTCAACACGGGCGGACAGGGCTTGATGGTATCAAGTGGTGCCACGCAAATCTTCTGCGAGAAGTTCAGCAGGATGGCGGGTTTGATCCGCTCGTTACCGTAGGTACCTACCGTCTCTACCCGATAGCAGTACACCGAGTCGGCGGACAGTGTCACATTCACGGTACCATCGGCAGTATATTTATCGGTACCGTCGTCGAGGTAGGTGAATGTCTGGGGACCTTGCACGGCTACTTCGGCAATCTGGTTGTAAGTACCTGGCCTACCCGGATTTTCCCGGTAAACCCTATGACGCTGGTTGGTATTCATCCAGGGTACGTTAGCCTCCCATTGCAGCCTGACCTGCCGCGATTGGGCCTGTCCCTGCTCCAGACGGACGCTGCTGGCGGGTTCACTGGTATCCAGCTTGACGAGGGTACCATTCTGCGTGAAATAGTATTCCAGCTGATAGCGGTACGCATTAGCTGTCGTATTCAGATCCTTATCCACAAACAGTGTGTCGGGCTGGCCGGGCTGCAAGGTTGTGTTTATTGTAGCCACAAGCGTAAAGTTAGTACCGGTAAGGCCCGTGGCGCGGAAAAGCCGGTATTGCGAAGGCCCTTCCAAAGTAGCCGGATCTACGCCGATTGGGCGCGTCCATTTCACGGTGATGATCCCGCTGGTGGTGCTGGTCGAATCTACGGTCACGTTGGTAATGACAGGTACCAGTAGGGGCAGATCCAGACAGAATTCTGCCGAAGGCAAGCTACTGCCCCCGCCGTTGAGGTAGCCCGGTTCGTCGATGTTGGCACCGGGCCGCGGGAATTCCACTACGAGGCGGTAGCTATATTTCACGCCACGCCGCAGTCCCTGCGCATTGTTATTGTCCACAAAGGCATTCGTGCCTACGGGTACGCGGCCTACTTCTATATAGCCCAGGCCGGGAGGTAGGCCGGGCTGACAGGCATCGGCCTGGTAGTCAGAACATCCTTCTTTTCGATAGATAACTACCTGAGCACCGGGGACCTGGCACTGGTAATTATTCCAGGTGAGACGGAAGGCCCGGCCCGAAGCATCCGCGGTAGGAGTAGCCTGCAGGTTTTGTGGGCGGGGACCGTACACCCGTATTCGGAAGGTCTTGATATCCACGAGTTTCCGGAAGAGCGACGGATTTGGAAAATTCGGCCCGGCGTTATCTTCCACCTTGAAAAGTACATCGTAAGGCTCTAACCGGATGTGGTCACAACTGGTCTGCCAACGGAATACACCTCCTGCCTCACCCAGCGGATTGGGCTGATTGGCGATAAATTGGGCTACCTGCGGATCAATCAGGTCAGTACGGTACACCCCACCGCTGGTGGTCAGAATCAGACGGTCTCCGTTCTTGTCAGTCGCTTTAATCACCTGCTGAATGAGGGTACCCGCCTCCACGCACAGATCGGGGATCGAGTCGAGCTTAGGCCGATCGTTGCGGGCCTCTACGACGATAATCTGCATATCCCGTACAATCTCCCCAATTTTGATTCCGTTACGCCATTCTTCCACGACAAAAGCCACGTTGTAGTAGCCCGGAATCGATGGCGAATCCCAGCTAAGGTCGCCTGTTATGGCATCGATCCCAAAAGTCGCCGGAATTTGTCCGTCCTCCGTCATGCCCGGCGACGTGGAGCCTGGCAGCTGAACCCGGTTAGGGTCCATGTATTGCACATTCGTACCGCCCGGACGACCCGGCACGCCTTGCTGCGGCACCACCAGGCGGTACGCCAGGCTATCGCCGTCGGCATCGTAGGCATTCGGGTTGTGAATGTATTTTTGTCCCACCGCAGCCAGGTCAATCGGAGCATTCAGCAACACCGGCGTACGGTTCTGGCCCAGGCTGGCATTGATGACGAGGGTACTTTTTACATAAAAGCTAAGCTCCTGCGTAGGGGGCGGGCCAATGTTCAGCACATTGTTATTGCGCTTATCGAGGTTGGTGGAAATCTCGAACCGTCCGGGCGCGGGAAAGGTATAGGTAAACGTATATTCGTTCCGCGTGGTGTTGTTCCCAATATCGGTGATGGGCATTTTGCGGGGTACCTTGAAGGGACCGACGCTCCCAATG is from Salmonirosea aquatica and encodes:
- the gmd gene encoding GDP-mannose 4,6-dehydratase, whose protein sequence is MKKALVTGITGQDGAYLAELLLSKGYEVHGIKRRTSLFNTQRIDHIYEDPHEKNIRFHLHYGDLSDSTNIIRIIQDVQPDEIYNLGAMSHVQVSFEEPEYTANVDGIGTLRILEAVRLLGLAKKTKIYQASTSELYGLVQEVPQSETTPFYPRSPYAVAKLYGYWITVNYREAYDMFAVNGILFNHESPLRGETFVTRKITRAVARIALGLQDKVYLGNMDAQRDWGHAKDYVEAMWLILQQEKAEDYVIATGQTTRIREFVRMAFAEVGVELEFKGEGVDEKGVVVKSSNPEYQLAEGKEVVAIDERYFRPTEVELLIGDPTKSQTKLGWKPKYDLKALVNDMVMADLELFKQDKLLENSGHRVLNYFE
- a CDS encoding SPOR domain-containing protein; the encoded protein is MIADKYSILIFLVTGIVAGSGCTKKTVSNASKDRYEAELSKVRPHYTYVEPVIEKPKETEKKDPPPRYRPSKTEEPLYINKRLEAVLDTMAEQNRAIRYISGFRIQLYVGNTRQDADNAKSFVYQLFPELNPYVSYSQPSYRVKAGDFMYRADAEEYLAQMRQQYPSAVILPERVEIKKGLEIRASADTLK
- the murB gene encoding UDP-N-acetylmuramate dehydrogenase — translated: MEIQQNVSLRPYNTFGFDVRARYFVSITSVEQLQELLRDPQWEALPKWILGDGSNVLLTQDVNALVIQIAIKGIEQVREDTQHVWLRAGAGESWHQFVLYCVENEFAGVENLSLIPGTVGAAPMQNIGAYGVEIKDVFEELEAVEIATGTIQIFDGPACAFGYRESVFKRSMKDRYIITSVTLRLQKIPDFHVTYGDIQKTLEAMDIRELSLRAVSDAVIQIRQSKLPDPAQIGNAGSFFKNPEIPRAAFEVLKAQYPNLPGYPVNGEIVKVPAGWLIEQAGWKGHREGSVGVHDRQALVLVHYGTGAGQQIKALAYKIQNSVEDKFGIQLSPEVNFM
- a CDS encoding ROK family protein, with amino-acid sequence MEQYLGIDVGGTNVKMGIVDATDGRISNFYSHDTASWRKSGHFVERLGDAIALQLLEHPHVKRTGIGVPGLITRDRSTLIEITAIPEIDGIRIIPELSTRFPGHTFYLENDANAAALGEYYFGEEKLPEDYIFVTLGTGIGGAAIIDKKVFKGGGGNAMEPGHVPSRHGRVLERNIGKVELLHMANEMRAAYKGETQLPKDGTISTTGLVAAAAENDELAMRVFDEMGAMLGDGLVAMIRILDITTILIGGGISASFDFIMPSVKRQLDYWLTPHYLKNLVVKRATLANDAGLLGAASLCFE
- a CDS encoding SDR family oxidoreductase, which gives rise to MNPLAVITGATKGIGRAAAERFLEGGFDVVTCARQRDTLESFREAAQARYANSSLLIHQADLSVRSDTDHFVDYVNSLNRPVALLVNNTGVFVPGQLHTEPAGILERSIETNVYSAYHVTRGLLPGMIARQEGHIFNICSTASIMAYPNGGSYSVSKFALYGMTKVFREELKPLGIKVTALLPGATLTESWAGTELPESRFMKAQDIAESIWSAYHLSSSAVVEEIILRPQAGDIG
- a CDS encoding MlaE family ABC transporter permease, with the protein product MATIGKYFIFLGTLFTRRERMRVYWRRFIEECVGIGVSSVLIVSIVSIFIGAVSCIQTAYNLVSPIIPVSTVALVVRDMVILELAPTITCIVLAGKVGSNIAGELGTMRITEQVDALEVMGINSASYLILPKVLAAMVMFPMLVVLAAFLGILGGYLAGTLTGAVSPRDYVYGIRDSFVPFNIFFMCVKPFVFGFLIATVSAYKGYFTKGGALEVGQSSTQAVTNSCIAVLAADYLLAQLFL